From Candidatus Neomarinimicrobiota bacterium, one genomic window encodes:
- the cdd gene encoding cytidine deaminase yields the protein MNPLIEAAIKVRENAYAPYSDYTVGAAVETDDGTIITGCNVESSSYGLTNCAERVALGAAIARGFKSFKAMAIAGKSSAGPCGACRQVIWDLCGDITITMIDEAGNETVHTSGDLLPYPFDDSHLKQ from the coding sequence ATGAATCCTCTTATAGAAGCTGCAATCAAAGTGAGAGAAAACGCCTACGCCCCATACTCTGACTACACGGTAGGCGCTGCGGTGGAGACAGACGACGGTACAATCATTACCGGCTGCAATGTGGAGTCAAGCAGTTACGGTCTCACCAACTGCGCCGAACGCGTGGCGCTGGGCGCTGCCATCGCCCGAGGATTCAAATCGTTCAAAGCTATGGCTATCGCCGGAAAAAGCAGCGCTGGCCCCTGTGGCGCCTGCCGGCAGGTAATCTGGGATCTGTGTGGTGATATCACCATCACCATGATAGACGAAGCCGGAAACGAGACAGTTCACACCAGCGGTGATCTGTTGCCTTATCCCTTCGATGACAGTCATCTGAAACAGTGA
- a CDS encoding rhomboid family intramembrane serine protease — protein sequence MFLPYRDDNPRVLIPYVTYTLVGLNCFAFLLQNIGPPEFTMAFAIIPKMASVDFGFYILTLFTSMFLHGGLMHLGGNMLYLWIFADNVEGVLGYIKFAVFYLTCGIAAGVLQTAIDPMSTVPIVGASGAIAGVLGAYMITFPRARVHTLIFLFIYFTSIRIPALYVLGFWFFAQLSNGLAMLGIDTTGGVAWFAHIGGFVAGVALMRVLKLIRLEMV from the coding sequence ATGTTCCTCCCCTACCGAGACGACAACCCCCGTGTGCTGATCCCCTATGTCACCTACACTCTGGTGGGATTAAACTGTTTTGCCTTCTTATTACAGAACATAGGACCGCCTGAATTCACTATGGCTTTCGCCATTATTCCCAAGATGGCGTCAGTCGATTTCGGTTTCTATATCCTTACACTCTTCACTTCCATGTTTTTGCACGGCGGGTTGATGCATCTCGGAGGCAATATGCTCTATCTCTGGATTTTCGCCGATAACGTGGAGGGAGTTTTGGGGTACATAAAATTCGCCGTCTTCTATCTGACGTGTGGTATAGCGGCAGGCGTACTGCAGACGGCTATCGATCCCATGTCAACGGTTCCTATCGTCGGTGCCAGCGGCGCCATTGCAGGAGTTCTGGGCGCCTACATGATCACCTTTCCCCGCGCAAGGGTTCATACCCTCATCTTTCTTTTCATCTATTTTACCAGTATCAGAATCCCGGCTCTCTATGTGCTCGGATTCTGGTTTTTCGCCCAATTAAGCAACGGACTGGCAATGCTGGGAATTGATACAACGGGTGGCGTGGCGTGGTTCGCTCATATCGGTGGATTCGTAGCCGGGGTTGCTCTTATGCGCGTGCTAAAACTGATAAGATTGGAGATGGTCTGA
- the udk gene encoding uridine kinase, whose protein sequence is MTNKLIGIAGGTGSGKTFLTNAIVTSLDKNEVTVVEQDSYYRDQSHLSLEERSKINYDHPDAIDFELLRRHLTEILEGKEIESPLYDFSTHTRRKKTEVIQARPAVILEGILILAVAEIRNLIDLKIYADANSDIRFIRRLKRDNEARGRSVPHIIQQYLASVRPMHEQFVEKTKNYADIIVHDGDDIQVTVELIKSRIRM, encoded by the coding sequence GTGACGAACAAACTTATCGGTATTGCCGGAGGGACCGGTTCGGGAAAGACCTTCCTTACCAACGCAATTGTGACATCCCTCGATAAGAACGAAGTGACCGTTGTTGAACAGGATTCTTACTACAGAGACCAGTCCCACCTTTCGCTCGAAGAAAGGTCAAAGATCAACTACGATCATCCCGATGCTATCGACTTTGAACTATTGCGGCGTCATCTGACTGAGATTCTTGAAGGAAAGGAGATTGAGTCTCCTCTTTACGACTTTTCTACCCACACGAGACGTAAGAAAACAGAGGTCATACAGGCGCGTCCGGCAGTTATCCTTGAGGGTATCCTCATTCTGGCTGTAGCGGAAATCAGGAATTTGATCGATCTCAAGATCTACGCTGACGCCAATAGTGATATCCGCTTCATACGCCGGCTCAAACGGGATAATGAAGCGCGGGGCAGATCCGTCCCTCACATCATTCAACAGTACCTCGCATCGGTTCGACCGATGCACGAACAATTTGTGGAAAAAACGAAGAATTATGCGGATATTATCGTCCACGATGGAGACGATATTCAAGTCACAGTCGAACTGATTAAATCGAGAATCCGGATGTAG
- a CDS encoding thymidine kinase: protein MPTLSPRESGWLEVICGSMFSGKTEELIRRLRRAQIARQEVSIFKPKIDDRFSVNHIVSHSKLKMESQQVPDAKDILREAEYADVVGIDEAQFFDKSLIDVCKELAKRKKRVIVAGLDKDYRGEPFGPIPALLTEAEYITKTLAICMICGNPANCTQRLTADTEQVVIGESETYEARCRNCYEPPEDT from the coding sequence ATGCCTACATTAAGTCCAAGAGAATCAGGCTGGCTGGAAGTAATCTGCGGCAGTATGTTCAGCGGGAAAACGGAAGAACTTATCCGCCGCTTGCGAAGAGCCCAGATTGCCCGACAGGAAGTCTCTATTTTCAAGCCGAAGATCGATGACCGCTTCAGCGTCAACCATATTGTTTCTCACTCAAAACTGAAGATGGAATCACAGCAAGTTCCCGATGCAAAAGACATCCTGAGAGAAGCTGAATATGCGGATGTAGTTGGGATTGATGAAGCTCAATTCTTCGACAAAAGTCTCATTGATGTCTGCAAGGAGCTGGCGAAGCGTAAGAAGCGGGTAATTGTAGCCGGTCTGGATAAAGATTACAGAGGCGAACCGTTTGGTCCGATTCCAGCTTTACTCACTGAAGCGGAATATATCACTAAAACGCTAGCCATCTGTATGATATGTGGTAATCCTGCCAACTGTACCCAGCGTCTGACAGCCGATACCGAACAGGTTGTCATTGGCGAGAGCGAAACATATGAAGCCCGCTGTCGTAACTGTTATGAACCTCCGGAGGATACCTAA